From the genome of Ralstonia pickettii, one region includes:
- a CDS encoding DUF1175 domain-containing protein — MTLRAQAAALNRRRWLTAAGACLLAPAVHALSGWADTAPADADALTPDQSSVFRAWFVRIVNEQLRQGPTPRWTHRDCAGLVRFAAGEALRPHDARWLRANGMRDAESARQLPPELNLTPAQRTLTQRWARLDGSTGAYVSALGLIQQNSRFIAKDVNQALPGDLLFFDQGDDQHLMIWMDRYIAYHTGTVTRTDNGLRAVPVSELMQWKDSRWQPQSGNPNFIGVFRLAFLTR; from the coding sequence ATGACGTTGCGCGCCCAGGCCGCCGCGTTGAACCGCCGCCGTTGGTTGACGGCGGCGGGCGCCTGCCTGCTCGCTCCGGCTGTACATGCGCTGTCGGGCTGGGCTGATACGGCGCCCGCCGATGCCGATGCCCTGACGCCGGACCAATCCAGCGTGTTCCGCGCGTGGTTCGTGCGCATCGTTAACGAGCAGCTCCGCCAAGGCCCGACCCCGCGCTGGACGCACCGTGACTGCGCCGGCCTCGTGCGCTTTGCCGCCGGCGAGGCGCTGCGCCCCCACGACGCCCGCTGGCTGCGCGCCAATGGCATGCGCGATGCAGAATCCGCCCGGCAACTGCCGCCCGAGCTGAACCTCACGCCCGCCCAGCGCACGCTCACCCAGCGGTGGGCACGCCTCGATGGCAGCACCGGCGCCTATGTTTCGGCGCTGGGGCTCATCCAGCAGAACAGCCGCTTCATCGCCAAGGACGTCAACCAGGCGCTCCCGGGCGATCTGCTCTTCTTCGATCAAGGCGACGACCAGCATCTGATGATCTGGATGGATCGCTACATCGCTTACCACACCGGCACCGTCACCCGCACCGACAACGGCCTGCGCGCGGTCCCGGTTTCTGAACTGATGCAATGGAAAGACTCGCGCTGGCAGCCGCAGAGCGGCAACCCCAACTTCATCGGCGTGTTTCGTCTGGCCTTTTTGACACGGTAG
- a CDS encoding DUF2138 domain-containing protein — protein MKLTRKQIAVGAVALVVAGAAVVQMVWHPFGRSRALHARQVQLDLTYPDALIDSQSLSQLPRDVLRVPLLRDVLTEDFVAYYEGNEDRLSVAGALRRLAYEQKLDLAETVLKHVFDEPARVMLWRGPDDKLRYWVLSMQRNGLAKALEAVATVATSDTQLTKVADGLGDSGAPVYALRLSATRSILIASKGDRLIALSEPGMLLDKDGKPISKQANALAALFSDDAGKRNVQGTAYALPAQEPTGHHVVVSANYLSFGYQQYFPGIEALRFDFGSGKDGTGNGWQSAALIDPARLSAKWDNAGLWRALPSDPAACATLPVDWKAAGSLLKSVAGDAKEVSEAAAHVGEAFAGPAAVCWYGKSSLVAPLFVAKLSSVSQAEAVKPALGALFGKIVGSYEAKAQADDKSGPYKRLPVTTKQGPANATLWQRPVSARYGTAQSAAAPFAAQLSADRYFPVTLAIAGDVVVFSPDARLVEDALAVLAKRFPAVADSLPKDKTDRIVLTMTPASLAPLVRREAGAALPADQEAVFLNAAQTHLFPKLKALSRYAPVSLALDGGVPSARGWVPVTWLSSGRGLPAGGDGTPPPADATAAQAPAADAPATAAAAPASEDNTSTQQ, from the coding sequence ATGAAGCTCACACGCAAGCAGATCGCCGTTGGTGCGGTCGCCCTGGTCGTTGCCGGCGCGGCGGTGGTGCAGATGGTCTGGCACCCGTTTGGCCGCTCGCGCGCGCTGCACGCCCGCCAAGTCCAGCTCGACCTGACCTATCCCGACGCCCTGATCGACAGCCAGAGCCTGTCGCAACTGCCGCGCGACGTGCTGCGTGTGCCGTTGCTGCGCGACGTGCTCACCGAAGATTTCGTGGCCTATTACGAAGGCAACGAAGACCGCCTCTCGGTGGCCGGTGCGCTGCGCCGCCTGGCGTACGAGCAGAAGCTCGACCTGGCCGAGACGGTGCTCAAGCACGTGTTTGACGAACCCGCCCGCGTGATGCTGTGGCGCGGCCCCGACGACAAGCTGCGCTACTGGGTGCTCTCGATGCAGCGCAACGGCCTCGCCAAGGCGCTGGAAGCCGTCGCCACTGTTGCCACCAGCGACACGCAGCTCACCAAGGTCGCCGATGGGCTCGGCGATTCCGGCGCGCCGGTCTATGCGCTCAGGCTTTCGGCCACGCGTTCGATCCTGATTGCCAGCAAGGGCGACCGGCTGATCGCGCTGTCCGAGCCGGGCATGCTGCTCGACAAGGACGGCAAGCCGATCTCCAAGCAGGCGAACGCGCTGGCGGCGCTGTTCTCCGACGACGCTGGCAAGCGCAATGTGCAAGGCACGGCGTACGCGCTGCCCGCGCAGGAACCGACGGGCCATCACGTTGTGGTGAGCGCCAACTATCTGTCGTTCGGTTATCAGCAGTACTTCCCCGGCATTGAAGCGCTGCGTTTCGACTTCGGTTCGGGCAAGGACGGCACGGGCAACGGCTGGCAGAGCGCCGCGCTCATCGACCCGGCCCGGCTTTCGGCCAAGTGGGATAACGCCGGCCTGTGGCGGGCGCTGCCGTCTGATCCTGCCGCGTGCGCGACGCTGCCGGTCGACTGGAAGGCCGCTGGCTCGCTGCTGAAGTCCGTGGCTGGCGATGCCAAGGAGGTCAGCGAAGCCGCCGCACATGTCGGCGAGGCATTCGCGGGCCCGGCTGCAGTGTGCTGGTACGGCAAGTCGTCGCTGGTGGCGCCGTTGTTCGTCGCGAAGCTGTCGTCGGTGTCGCAGGCAGAAGCCGTTAAGCCGGCGCTCGGCGCGCTATTCGGCAAGATTGTCGGTTCGTACGAAGCCAAGGCGCAGGCCGACGACAAGTCCGGTCCGTACAAGCGCCTGCCGGTGACGACAAAGCAGGGCCCTGCCAACGCCACGCTGTGGCAGCGCCCGGTCAGCGCGCGCTACGGTACGGCCCAATCGGCCGCCGCACCGTTTGCGGCGCAGCTGTCGGCCGATCGCTACTTCCCCGTCACGCTCGCGATTGCGGGCGATGTGGTCGTGTTCTCGCCCGACGCGCGCCTCGTTGAAGACGCCCTGGCGGTGCTCGCGAAGCGCTTCCCCGCCGTGGCCGATAGCCTGCCGAAGGACAAGACCGATCGCATCGTCCTGACGATGACGCCCGCATCGCTCGCGCCGCTCGTTCGCCGCGAAGCCGGTGCCGCGCTGCCCGCCGATCAGGAAGCAGTGTTCCTCAACGCGGCGCAGACGCATCTGTTTCCGAAGCTCAAGGCGTTGTCGCGATACGCGCCGGTGTCGCTGGCGCTGGACGGCGGTGTGCCGTCGGCGCGCGGTTGGGTGCCGGTGACGTGGCTCTCCAGCGGACGCGGCCTGCCTGCCGGTGGAGACGGAACGCCGCCGCCGGCTGACGCAACGGCAGCGCAAGCTCCGGCGGCCGATGCGCCGGCCACAGCGGCTGCGGCGCCCGCCTCCGAAGACAACACCAGCACGCAGCAATGA
- the rpoB gene encoding DNA-directed RNA polymerase subunit beta — protein MAYSFTEKKRIRKSFAKRATVHQVPFLLATQIQSYAQFLQENTPVAQRKSEGLQAAFNAIFPIVSHNGLARMEFVSYHLSNPPFDVKECQQRGLTFHSALRAKVRLIINDRENPTKVKEIKEQEVYMGEIPLMTSTGSFVINGTERVIVSQLHRSPGVFFEHDKGKTHSSGKLLFSARIIPYRGSWLDFEFDPKDILYFRVDRRRKMPVTILLKSIGLTPEQILAHFFVFDNFTLKTEGALMEFVPERLRGEVARFDISDKNGKVVVEKDKRINAKHIRDLDSAGTKLISVPEDYLLGRVLAKNIVDPDTGEVLANANDELTEGVLEKLRDAGVKEIQTLYTNDLDQGPYMSATLRTDDTADQTAARIAIYRMMRPGEPPTEDAVEALFQRLFYSEDSYDLSRVGRMKVNSRLNRSTGTGPMVLTDEDILDTIKLLVNLRNGKGEVDDIDHLGNRRVRCVGELAENQFRAGLSRVERAVKERLGQAETENLMPHDLINSKPISSAIREFFGSSQLSQFMDQTNPLSEVTHKRRISALGPGGLTRERAGFEVRDVHPTHYGRVCPIETPEGPNIGLINSLALYAQLNDYGFLETPYRKVENGKLTDQVDYLSAIEEGKYVVAQANATLDKDGNLIDELVSAREGSERETRMVTPDRVQYIDVAPSQIVSAAASLVPFLEHDDANRALMGANMQRQAVPCLRADKPLVGTGVERTVAVDSGTAVQATRGGVVDYVDANRVVIRVNDDEAVAGEVGVDIYNLIKYTRSNQNTNINQRPMVKVGDIVARGDVIADGASTDMGELALGQNMLVAFMPWNGYNFEDSILISERVVAEDRYTSIHIEELSVVARDTKLGPEEITRDISNLAEAQLARLDESGITYIGAEVEAGDVLVGKVTPKGETQLTPEEKLLRAIFGEKASDVKDTSLRVPSGMSGTVIDVQVFTREGVVRDKRAQSIIDEELKRYRLDLNDQLRIVEGDAFQRLERLLVGKVANGGPKKLAKGTALSKEYLADLDKWHWFDIRPAEDEVALQLEAVKVAIEQKRHDFDLAFEEKRKKLTQGDELPPGVIKMVKVYLAVKRRLQPGDKMAGRHGNKGVVSKITPIEDMPYMADGTPADIVLNPLGVPSRMNVGQILETHLGWAARGLGERIGNMLKAQAKAAEIRKLLEQIYNESGKVEDLDSLSDAEILELAENLKKGVPFATPVFDGAHEDEIRRMLDLAYPEDIAKEKGLTASKQQVTLFDGRTGEAFERPVTLGVMHMLKLHHLVDDKMHARSTGPYSLVTQQPLGGKAQFGGQRFGEMEVWALEAYGASYVLQEMLTVKSDDVNGRTKVYENIVKGEHSIDAGMPESFNVLVKEIRSLGIDIDLERN, from the coding sequence ATGGCGTACAGCTTTACCGAGAAAAAGCGTATTCGCAAGAGTTTCGCGAAACGCGCAACGGTTCATCAGGTTCCCTTCCTGCTTGCCACCCAGATTCAATCGTATGCCCAGTTCTTGCAGGAGAACACTCCTGTTGCACAACGCAAGAGCGAAGGTTTGCAAGCGGCGTTCAACGCCATTTTCCCCATCGTGTCGCACAATGGTCTGGCACGCATGGAGTTCGTGTCGTACCACCTGTCCAACCCGCCGTTTGACGTCAAGGAATGTCAACAGCGTGGTCTGACCTTCCACTCGGCGCTGCGCGCAAAAGTGCGCTTGATCATCAACGACCGCGAGAATCCCACCAAGGTCAAGGAGATCAAGGAGCAGGAAGTTTACATGGGCGAAATTCCGCTCATGACCTCCACCGGTTCGTTCGTGATCAACGGGACGGAACGTGTGATCGTGTCCCAGCTGCATCGTTCGCCGGGCGTGTTCTTCGAGCACGACAAGGGCAAGACGCACAGCTCGGGCAAGCTGCTGTTCTCGGCGCGGATCATTCCGTACCGCGGCTCGTGGCTCGATTTCGAATTCGACCCGAAGGACATCCTGTACTTCCGCGTCGACCGCCGCCGCAAGATGCCGGTGACGATCCTGCTGAAGTCGATTGGCCTGACGCCGGAACAGATCCTGGCGCACTTCTTTGTGTTCGATAACTTCACGCTGAAGACCGAAGGCGCACTGATGGAATTCGTGCCCGAGCGTCTGCGCGGTGAAGTCGCTCGCTTCGACATTTCCGACAAGAACGGCAAGGTCGTGGTCGAGAAGGACAAGCGCATCAACGCCAAGCACATCCGCGACCTGGATTCCGCGGGCACCAAGCTGATCAGCGTGCCGGAAGACTACCTGCTGGGCCGTGTGCTGGCGAAGAACATCGTCGATCCGGACACCGGTGAAGTCCTGGCCAACGCCAACGACGAACTGACCGAAGGCGTGCTCGAGAAGCTGCGTGACGCCGGCGTGAAGGAAATCCAGACGCTGTACACGAACGACCTGGATCAGGGTCCGTACATGTCCGCGACGCTGCGCACGGACGACACGGCCGACCAGACCGCCGCGCGTATCGCGATCTATCGCATGATGCGCCCGGGCGAGCCGCCGACCGAAGACGCCGTCGAAGCGCTGTTCCAACGTCTGTTCTACAGCGAAGACTCGTACGACCTGTCGCGCGTTGGCCGCATGAAGGTCAACAGCCGCCTGAACCGCTCGACCGGTACCGGCCCGATGGTGCTGACCGACGAGGACATCCTCGACACGATCAAGCTGCTGGTGAACCTGCGTAACGGCAAGGGCGAAGTGGACGATATCGACCACCTCGGCAACCGTCGTGTGCGTTGCGTCGGCGAACTGGCGGAAAACCAGTTCCGCGCTGGTCTGTCGCGCGTTGAGCGTGCCGTGAAGGAACGTCTGGGTCAGGCCGAGACGGAAAACCTGATGCCGCACGACCTGATCAACTCGAAGCCGATTTCGTCGGCGATTCGCGAGTTCTTCGGTTCGTCGCAGCTGTCGCAGTTCATGGACCAGACCAACCCGCTGTCGGAAGTCACGCACAAGCGTCGTATTTCGGCACTGGGCCCGGGCGGTCTGACGCGCGAGCGTGCGGGCTTTGAAGTCCGTGACGTGCACCCGACCCACTATGGCCGCGTGTGCCCGATCGAAACGCCGGAAGGTCCGAACATTGGTCTGATCAACTCGCTGGCGCTGTACGCACAGCTGAACGACTACGGCTTCCTCGAAACGCCGTACCGCAAGGTTGAAAACGGCAAGCTGACCGACCAGGTGGATTACCTGTCGGCCATCGAGGAAGGCAAGTACGTGGTGGCGCAGGCCAACGCGACGCTCGACAAAGACGGTAACCTGATCGACGAACTGGTTTCCGCGCGCGAAGGCAGCGAGCGTGAAACCCGTATGGTCACGCCGGACCGCGTGCAGTACATCGACGTGGCACCGTCGCAGATCGTGTCGGCTGCAGCTTCGCTGGTGCCGTTCCTCGAGCACGATGATGCAAACCGTGCACTGATGGGCGCGAACATGCAGCGTCAGGCCGTGCCTTGCCTGCGTGCGGACAAGCCGCTCGTGGGTACGGGCGTCGAGCGCACCGTGGCGGTGGACTCGGGTACCGCCGTGCAGGCAACCCGTGGCGGCGTGGTCGACTATGTTGACGCGAACCGCGTGGTGATCCGCGTGAACGACGACGAAGCCGTGGCCGGTGAAGTCGGCGTGGACATCTACAACCTGATCAAGTACACGCGTTCGAACCAGAACACGAACATCAACCAGCGTCCGATGGTCAAGGTGGGCGACATCGTTGCCCGCGGCGACGTGATTGCTGACGGTGCCTCGACCGACATGGGCGAGCTGGCGCTCGGCCAGAACATGCTGGTCGCGTTCATGCCCTGGAACGGCTACAACTTCGAAGATTCGATCCTGATCTCGGAGCGCGTCGTGGCTGAGGACCGCTACACCTCGATCCACATCGAGGAACTGTCGGTCGTTGCCCGCGACACCAAGCTCGGACCGGAAGAAATCACGCGCGACATCTCGAACCTGGCCGAAGCCCAACTGGCTCGCTTGGACGAGTCGGGCATCACGTACATCGGCGCGGAAGTGGAAGCCGGCGACGTGCTGGTCGGCAAGGTTACGCCCAAGGGCGAGACCCAGCTGACGCCGGAAGAGAAGCTGCTGCGTGCGATCTTCGGTGAGAAGGCGTCCGACGTGAAGGACACCTCGCTGCGCGTGCCGTCGGGCATGAGCGGTACCGTGATCGACGTGCAGGTCTTCACGCGTGAAGGCGTGGTGCGTGACAAGCGCGCCCAGTCGATCATCGACGAAGAACTGAAGCGCTACCGCCTGGACCTGAACGACCAGCTGCGTATCGTGGAAGGCGATGCCTTCCAGCGTCTGGAGCGTCTGCTGGTGGGCAAGGTTGCCAACGGCGGCCCGAAGAAGCTGGCCAAGGGCACCGCGCTCAGCAAGGAATACCTGGCCGATCTGGACAAGTGGCACTGGTTCGACATCCGCCCGGCGGAAGACGAAGTTGCGCTGCAACTGGAAGCCGTGAAGGTCGCCATCGAGCAGAAGCGCCACGACTTCGACCTCGCGTTCGAAGAGAAGCGCAAGAAGCTCACGCAAGGCGACGAACTGCCGCCGGGCGTGATCAAGATGGTCAAGGTGTATCTGGCCGTGAAGCGTCGCCTGCAGCCTGGTGACAAGATGGCCGGCCGTCACGGTAACAAGGGTGTTGTGTCGAAGATCACCCCGATCGAAGACATGCCCTACATGGCCGACGGCACACCTGCTGACATCGTGCTGAACCCGCTGGGCGTGCCTTCGCGGATGAACGTGGGTCAGATTCTCGAAACCCACCTGGGTTGGGCCGCGCGCGGTCTGGGTGAACGCATCGGCAACATGCTCAAGGCGCAAGCCAAGGCGGCCGAGATCCGCAAGCTGCTGGAACAGATCTACAACGAAAGCGGCAAGGTTGAAGATCTGGACAGCCTGTCCGACGCTGAAATCCTGGAACTGGCCGAGAACCTGAAGAAGGGCGTGCCGTTCGCGACGCCGGTGTTCGACGGTGCGCATGAGGATGAAATCCGCCGCATGCTGGACCTCGCCTATCCGGAAGACATCGCGAAGGAGAAGGGCCTGACCGCTTCCAAGCAGCAGGTCACGCTGTTCGACGGCCGCACCGGTGAAGCCTTCGAGCGTCCGGTCACGCTGGGCGTGATGCACATGCTGAAGCTGCACCACTTGGTCGACGACAAGATGCACGCGCGTTCGACCGGTCCGTACTCGCTGGTGACGCAGCAGCCGCTGGGCGGTAAGGCCCAGTTCGGTGGCCAGCGTTTCGGTGAAATGGAAGTGTGGGCACTCGAAGCGTACGGCGCATCCTACGTGCTGCAGGAAATGCTGACCGTGAAGTCGGATGACGTGAACGGCCGGACCAAGGTGTACGAGAACATCGTCAAGGGCGAGCACTCGATCGATGCCGGCATGCCGGAATCGTTCAACGTGCTGGTGAAGGAAATCCGCTCGCTGGGTATCGACATCGACCTCGAGCGCAACTAA
- the rpoC gene encoding DNA-directed RNA polymerase subunit beta' yields the protein MKALLDLFRQVQQEEQFDAIKIGLASPEKIRSWSFGEVKKPETINYRTFKPERDGLFCAKIFGPIKDYECLCGKYKRLKHRGVICEKCGVEVTLAKVRRERMGHIELAAPTAHIWFLKSLPSRLGMVLDMTLRDIERVLYFEAFVVVEPGMTALKKSQIMSEDDYLAKCDEYGEGEFVAMMGAEGIRELLRGIDIEKQIETIRAELQATGSEAKIKKFAKRLKVLEAFQRSGIKPDWMILEVLPVLPPELRPLVPLDGGRFATSDLNDLYRRVINRNNRLKRLLELKAPEIIVRNEKRMLQEAVDSLLDNGRRGKAMTGANKRPLKSLAEMIKGKGGRFRQNLLGKRVDYSGRSVIVVGPTLKLHQCGLPKLMALELFKPFIFHKLETMGIATTIKAAKKEVESQTPVVWDILEEVIREHPVMLNRAPTLHRLGIQAFEPVLIEGKAIQLHPLVCAAFNADFDGDQMAVHVPLSLEAQMEARTLMLASNNVLFPANGDPSIVPSQDVVLGLYYTTRDKINGKGEGMTFADISEVIRAYENKEVELASRVNVRITEYELVNPEADGDARFAPKITLQSTTVGRAILSEILPKGLPFSVLNKPLKKKEISRLINTAFRKCGLRETVIFADKLLQSGFRLATRAGISIAIDDMLVPPAKEKIISEAAAKVKEYDKQYMSGLVTDQERYNNVVDIWGAAGDQVGKAMMEQLQTEDVVDRHGNTVKQESFNSIYMMADSGARGSAAQIRQLAGMRGLMAKPDGSIIETPITANFREGLNVLQYFISTHGARKGLADTALKTANSGYLTRRLVDVTQDLVVVEDDCGTSNGVAMKALVEGGEVIEALRDRILGRVVVNDVVNPETQETAIEAGTLLDEDMVDLIDALGVDEVKVRTPLSCDTRYGLCAKCYGRDLGRGVLVNSGEAVGVIAAQSIGEPGTQLTMRTFHIGGAASRAAVASSVEAKATGTVRFTATMRYVTNAKGEQIVISRSGEALITDDHGRERERHKITYGATLLVKDGQSIKAGTQLATWDPLTRPIISEYSGTIKFENVEEGVTVAKQMDEVTGLSTLVVIDAKRRTAATKGIRPQVKLLDSSGAEVKIPGTDHSVTIGFQVGALITVKDGQQVHVGEVLARIPTESQKTRDITGGLPRVAELFEARSPKDAAVLAEVTGTVSFGKDTKGKQRLVITDLDGNAHEFLIAKEKQVLVHDGQVVNKGEMIVEGPADPHDILRLKGVEELATYIVDEVQDVYRLQGVKINDKHIEVIVRQMLRRVQIVDTGDTRFIPGEQVERSDLLDENDKVIALGKRPATYENLLLGITKASLSTDSFISAASFQETTRVLTEAAIMGKVDDLRGLKENVIVGRLIPAGTGLAYHRARKAKEVADRDRAAAIAEEEAASIFETPAVQQEGDA from the coding sequence ATGAAAGCATTGCTCGACCTATTCCGTCAGGTACAGCAAGAAGAGCAGTTTGACGCGATCAAGATCGGCCTCGCGTCGCCTGAGAAAATCCGTTCGTGGTCGTTCGGCGAAGTCAAGAAGCCCGAGACCATCAACTACCGTACGTTCAAGCCTGAGCGTGACGGCCTGTTCTGCGCCAAGATCTTTGGCCCGATCAAGGACTACGAGTGCCTGTGCGGCAAGTACAAGCGCCTGAAGCACCGTGGCGTGATCTGCGAGAAGTGCGGCGTTGAAGTCACGCTGGCCAAGGTGCGCCGTGAGCGCATGGGCCACATTGAACTGGCTGCGCCGACCGCGCACATCTGGTTCCTGAAGTCGCTGCCGTCGCGTCTGGGCATGGTGCTCGACATGACGCTGCGCGACATCGAGCGCGTGCTGTACTTCGAAGCATTCGTCGTGGTTGAGCCGGGCATGACCGCGCTCAAGAAGAGCCAGATCATGTCGGAAGACGACTACTTGGCCAAGTGCGACGAGTACGGCGAAGGCGAATTCGTCGCCATGATGGGCGCGGAAGGCATTCGCGAGCTGCTGCGCGGCATCGACATCGAGAAGCAGATCGAGACGATCCGCGCCGAGCTGCAGGCCACGGGCTCGGAAGCCAAGATCAAGAAGTTCGCCAAGCGCCTGAAGGTGCTCGAGGCATTCCAGCGTTCGGGCATCAAGCCGGACTGGATGATCCTGGAAGTGCTGCCGGTGCTGCCGCCCGAGCTGCGTCCGCTGGTGCCGCTGGACGGCGGCCGTTTCGCCACGTCGGACCTGAACGATCTGTATCGCCGCGTGATCAACCGGAACAACCGTCTGAAGCGTCTGCTCGAGTTGAAGGCGCCGGAGATCATCGTGCGCAACGAAAAGCGCATGCTGCAGGAAGCAGTGGATTCGCTGCTGGACAACGGCCGTCGCGGCAAGGCGATGACCGGCGCCAACAAGCGTCCGCTGAAGTCGCTGGCTGAAATGATCAAGGGTAAGGGCGGCCGTTTCCGTCAGAACCTGCTGGGCAAGCGCGTGGACTACTCGGGCCGTTCGGTCATCGTGGTGGGCCCGACGCTGAAGCTGCACCAGTGCGGCCTGCCCAAGCTGATGGCGCTCGAGCTGTTCAAGCCGTTCATCTTCCACAAGCTGGAAACGATGGGCATCGCCACCACGATCAAGGCGGCGAAGAAGGAAGTGGAAAGCCAGACGCCGGTGGTGTGGGACATCCTCGAAGAGGTGATCCGCGAACACCCGGTGATGCTGAACCGTGCGCCGACGCTGCACCGCCTGGGTATCCAGGCGTTCGAGCCGGTGCTGATCGAAGGCAAGGCCATCCAGCTGCACCCGCTGGTCTGCGCGGCGTTCAACGCCGACTTCGACGGTGACCAGATGGCTGTTCACGTTCCGCTGTCGCTAGAAGCGCAGATGGAAGCGCGCACGCTGATGCTGGCGTCGAACAACGTGCTGTTCCCGGCGAACGGCGATCCGTCGATCGTGCCGTCGCAAGACGTGGTGCTGGGTCTGTACTACACGACCCGGGACAAGATCAACGGCAAGGGCGAGGGCATGACCTTCGCTGACATCTCGGAAGTGATTCGCGCCTACGAGAACAAGGAAGTCGAACTGGCTTCGCGTGTGAACGTGCGGATCACCGAGTATGAGCTGGTGAACCCGGAAGCCGACGGCGATGCCCGCTTCGCGCCGAAGATCACGCTGCAATCGACCACGGTCGGCCGCGCGATCCTGTCTGAGATCCTGCCCAAGGGTCTGCCGTTCTCGGTGCTGAACAAGCCGCTGAAGAAGAAGGAAATTTCGCGCCTGATCAACACGGCATTCCGCAAGTGCGGTCTGCGCGAAACCGTGATCTTCGCTGACAAGCTGCTGCAGTCGGGTTTCCGCCTGGCAACGCGCGCCGGTATCTCGATCGCCATCGACGACATGCTGGTGCCGCCGGCCAAGGAGAAGATCATCTCCGAGGCAGCCGCCAAGGTGAAGGAATACGACAAGCAGTACATGTCGGGTCTGGTGACGGACCAGGAGCGTTACAACAACGTCGTGGACATCTGGGGCGCCGCCGGCGACCAGGTGGGCAAGGCGATGATGGAGCAGCTTCAGACCGAAGACGTGGTCGACCGCCACGGCAACACCGTCAAGCAAGAGTCGTTCAACTCCATCTACATGATGGCCGACTCGGGCGCACGGGGTTCCGCGGCGCAGATCCGTCAGCTCGCCGGTATGCGTGGCCTGATGGCCAAGCCTGACGGCTCGATTATTGAGACGCCGATTACCGCAAACTTCCGCGAAGGCCTGAACGTTCTGCAGTACTTCATCTCGACCCACGGTGCACGTAAGGGTCTGGCTGATACGGCACTGAAGACCGCGAACTCGGGTTACCTGACGCGTCGTCTTGTCGACGTGACGCAGGATCTGGTGGTGGTGGAAGACGATTGCGGCACCTCCAACGGCGTGGCCATGAAGGCCCTGGTCGAAGGCGGTGAAGTGATCGAAGCCCTGCGCGACCGTATCCTGGGCCGCGTGGTCGTCAACGACGTGGTGAACCCCGAAACGCAGGAAACCGCGATCGAGGCCGGCACGCTGCTCGACGAAGACATGGTGGACCTGATCGACGCGCTCGGCGTGGACGAAGTGAAGGTCCGCACGCCGCTGTCCTGCGACACGCGTTACGGCCTGTGCGCCAAGTGCTACGGTCGCGACCTCGGCCGCGGTGTGCTGGTCAACTCCGGCGAAGCAGTGGGTGTGATCGCTGCGCAGTCGATCGGTGAGCCGGGCACGCAGCTGACGATGCGTACGTTCCACATCGGTGGTGCGGCATCGCGTGCGGCAGTGGCATCGAGCGTGGAAGCGAAGGCAACCGGTACCGTGCGTTTCACGGCGACCATGCGTTACGTCACCAACGCGAAGGGCGAGCAGATCGTCATCTCGCGTTCGGGCGAAGCGCTGATCACCGACGACCACGGCCGTGAGCGTGAGCGCCACAAGATCACGTACGGCGCGACGCTGCTGGTCAAGGATGGTCAGTCCATCAAGGCCGGCACGCAGCTCGCCACGTGGGATCCGCTGACGCGTCCGATCATTTCGGAGTACTCGGGCACCATCAAGTTCGAGAACGTCGAAGAAGGCGTGACCGTCGCCAAGCAGATGGACGAAGTGACCGGTCTGTCGACGCTGGTGGTGATCGATGCGAAGCGTCGTACCGCTGCCACGAAGGGCATCCGTCCGCAGGTGAAGCTGCTCGACTCGTCGGGCGCCGAAGTGAAGATCCCGGGCACGGACCACTCCGTGACCATCGGCTTCCAGGTGGGCGCGCTGATCACCGTGAAGGACGGTCAGCAGGTGCACGTGGGTGAAGTGCTCGCACGTATCCCGACCGAATCGCAGAAGACGCGTGACATTACCGGTGGTCTGCCGCGTGTGGCCGAGCTGTTCGAAGCCCGTTCGCCGAAGGACGCCGCCGTGCTGGCGGAAGTCACCGGTACGGTTTCGTTCGGTAAGGACACCAAGGGCAAGCAGCGCCTGGTGATTACGGATCTCGACGGCAACGCCCACGAGTTCCTGATCGCCAAGGAAAAGCAGGTGCTGGTGCACGACGGCCAGGTGGTCAACAAGGGCGAGATGATCGTCGAAGGCCCGGCCGACCCGCACGACATCCTGCGTCTGAAGGGCGTGGAAGAGCTGGCGACCTACATCGTCGACGAAGTGCAGGACGTGTACCGTCTGCAAGGTGTGAAGATCAACGACAAGCACATCGAAGTGATTGTTCGTCAGATGCTGCGCCGTGTGCAGATCGTCGATACCGGCGACACCCGCTTCATCCCGGGTGAACAGGTGGAGCGTTCGGACCTGCTCGACGAGAACGACAAGGTGATCGCGCTGGGCAAGCGTCCGGCGACCTACGAGAACCTGCTGCTGGGTATTACGAAGGCATCGTTGTCGACCGACAGCTTCATCTCGGCGGCGTCGTTCCAGGAAACCACGCGCGTGCTGACCGAAGCCGCCATCATGGGCAAGGTCGACGACCTGCGTGGTCTGAAGGAAAACGTCATCGTGGGCCGTCTGATCCCGGCCGGTACCGGCCTGGCCTACCACCGCGCCCGCAAGGCGAAGGAAGTGGCCGACCGCGACCGCGCTGCAGCGATTGCCGAAGAAGAAGCCGCTTCGATCTTCGAAACGCCTGCTGTTCAGCAAGAAGGCGACGCGTAA